A single genomic interval of Streptomyces sp. NBC_00663 harbors:
- the ssd gene encoding septum site-determining protein Ssd: MDIVTAAVTHDPPSGAGGRQGGPLIITEDPGLLDDLLRLCAAAGATPEVHPGVPEPRDRWEAAPLVLVGDDAVRRVRGALRRGGVVLVGRDQDDSGVWRRAVEIGADHVLMLPDGEQWLVDRIADVAEGVGRPALTVGVIGGRGGAGASTLACALAVTSAREGLRTLLVDADPLGGGLDVLLGGETAEGLRWPAFAASRGRVGGGALEESLPELHSLRVLSWDRGDCVAVPPQAVRAVLAAARRRGGTVVVDLPRRIDGGVAETLAQLDLGLLVVPAELRAVAAAGRVASAVGMVVRDLRVVVRGPYAPGLDDREVARLLGLPLVGEVPVEAGLLRPHESRTPPGAGKGPLTRFCKEFWERALVEAA; the protein is encoded by the coding sequence ATGGACATCGTGACCGCAGCCGTCACACACGATCCGCCGTCCGGTGCCGGAGGGCGCCAGGGCGGACCGTTGATCATCACCGAGGACCCCGGGCTCCTCGACGACCTGCTCCGCCTGTGCGCGGCGGCCGGCGCCACACCCGAGGTCCACCCGGGGGTGCCCGAGCCACGAGACCGCTGGGAGGCCGCACCGCTCGTCCTCGTCGGCGACGACGCCGTACGACGTGTGCGGGGAGCCCTGCGCAGAGGCGGGGTGGTGCTCGTCGGCAGGGACCAGGACGACTCCGGGGTGTGGCGCCGGGCCGTCGAGATCGGCGCCGACCACGTCCTGATGCTGCCCGACGGCGAGCAGTGGCTCGTCGATCGGATCGCCGACGTCGCCGAGGGCGTCGGCAGGCCCGCCCTCACCGTCGGCGTCATCGGCGGACGCGGTGGGGCCGGAGCGTCCACGCTCGCGTGCGCCCTCGCCGTCACCTCGGCGCGGGAGGGACTGCGCACCCTGCTCGTGGACGCCGATCCGCTGGGCGGCGGACTCGATGTACTGCTCGGCGGCGAGACCGCCGAGGGACTGCGCTGGCCGGCGTTCGCCGCCTCGCGCGGCCGGGTCGGCGGCGGCGCCCTGGAGGAGTCGCTGCCCGAACTGCACTCCCTGCGGGTGCTCAGCTGGGACCGCGGCGACTGTGTCGCCGTCCCGCCGCAGGCTGTCCGCGCGGTGCTCGCCGCCGCCCGGCGCCGGGGCGGCACGGTCGTCGTCGACCTGCCCCGCCGTATCGACGGAGGCGTGGCCGAGACGCTCGCCCAGCTCGACCTCGGCCTCCTCGTCGTCCCCGCCGAACTGCGGGCCGTGGCGGCGGCCGGGCGGGTGGCCTCCGCGGTCGGGATGGTCGTACGCGATCTGCGGGTCGTGGTGCGGGGGCCCTACGCGCCCGGACTCGACGACCGGGAAGTGGCCCGGCTGCTCGGACTGCCGCTGGTGGGTGAGGTGCCGGTCGAGGCGGGACTCCTGCGCCCGCACGAGAGCCGGACACCGCCCGGCGCCGGGAAGGGGCCGCTGACGCGGTTCTGCAAGGAGTTCTGGGAGCGGGCGCTGGTGGAGGCGGCATGA
- a CDS encoding HAD family hydrolase — MLGVVENHSLPRTAAFFDLDKTVIAKSSTLTFSKSFYQGGLINRRAAVRTAYAQFVFLVGGMDHDQMERTREYLSQLVRGWNVQQVKEIVAETLHDLIDPIIYDEAASLIEEHHTAGRDVVIVSTSGAEVVEPIGELLGADRVVATRMVVGEDGCFTGEVEYYAYGPTKAEAIKELAESEGYDLERCYAYSDSATDLPMLQSVGHPHAVNPDRALRREALARGWPILDFHRPVRLKQRFPTFSVPPRPALVAAAAIGAAAATAGLVWYTSRRRATAL; from the coding sequence ATGCTCGGGGTCGTGGAAAACCACTCCTTGCCCCGCACAGCGGCCTTCTTTGACCTGGACAAGACGGTCATTGCGAAGTCGAGCACGCTCACGTTCAGCAAGTCGTTCTACCAAGGCGGGCTGATCAACCGCAGGGCCGCCGTCCGGACGGCTTACGCCCAGTTCGTCTTCCTCGTGGGCGGTATGGACCACGACCAGATGGAGCGGACCCGCGAGTACCTCTCCCAGCTCGTGCGCGGCTGGAACGTCCAGCAGGTCAAGGAGATCGTCGCCGAGACCCTGCACGACCTGATCGACCCGATCATCTACGACGAGGCCGCCTCCCTCATCGAGGAGCACCACACCGCGGGACGCGACGTCGTGATCGTGTCCACCTCGGGCGCGGAGGTCGTCGAGCCGATCGGCGAACTGCTGGGCGCGGACCGCGTGGTGGCGACCCGGATGGTGGTCGGCGAGGACGGCTGCTTCACCGGAGAGGTGGAGTACTACGCCTACGGCCCGACCAAGGCCGAGGCGATCAAGGAGCTGGCCGAGTCCGAGGGATACGACCTGGAGCGCTGCTACGCCTACAGCGACTCGGCGACCGATCTGCCGATGCTCCAGTCGGTCGGTCACCCGCACGCCGTGAACCCGGACCGCGCACTGCGTCGCGAGGCGCTCGCGCGCGGATGGCCGATTCTCGATTTCCACCGGCCGGTCCGACTCAAGCAGCGCTTCCCCACGTTCTCCGTACCGCCCCGTCCGGCCCTCGTCGCGGCGGCGGCCATAGGGGCAGCGGCGGCCACCGCGGGCCTCGTCTGGTACACGAGCAGGCGCCGGGCGACGGCCCTCTGA